In Lacinutrix sp. Bg11-31, the DNA window TAGTAATTACTGCAACGACTATTTTAGAGTGTGGTTACTTTAAATTAAGAGTGGTAATTACCATATTTTTGGTTGGTTAGTATGAAAAAGCGTCTTTTTAAAAGGCGCTTTTTCTATTCTATAAAGTTTCATTTTAATTAATTGCAGTTTATAGGCTAAATGTGAAATTTTTCATAAAATAAGATGTCACAAATACTACAGAATTAGATTGGCACGTTAATTGAAATATAGATAGTAATTACTGCAACGACTATTTTAGAGTGTGGTTACTTTAAATTAAGAGTAGTAATTACCATATTTTTGGTTGGTTAGTATGAAAAAGCGTCTTTTATAAGGCGCTTTTTCTATTGGTATAAATTGCAATAAAAAAGACTCACAATTTTGTGAGCCTTTTTTATTAGATAAGAATGTTGAGAATTACTTTACAAATTCAACAATAGCCTCAAGTAATTCGGGAGCTAATTTTCTAGCAGTTTCGTTATAAGATTTAGAATTTTCTAAATTATCACCTTCTATAGGAACCAAGATATGATTCATTTTAGCAATAATTATTATTTCTGCTTTAGGAGCAGCTTCTTTTAAAAGCTTAGCTTCAGCCTCTGAAACCTGTAAATCTTTTGTGCCATTAATTATAAGTATTGGCATGTTCAATTTTTTAATTTCAACTTGAGGATTGTAAGACATCCAATTTGCAATAAACGGTTGTACATCTATATTAAATATAGAAGCTAAAGCAGGTGGGAAATCTGAAGTTGTTTTACCTCCTTGCAAAACTTTAAATACACGTTTGGTATCTTCTAAAAACATTGGTGCTGTTTTTTCTACTTGTTCAATAATAACCTTATCTATAGATTGTCCAGCTCCAGCTAGCGATATAAAACCATCTGCATTGCCCTTTGCAGCTAGCATTCCAACCATACTACCTTGGCTGTGTCCAGCAATGTATATTTTGTTATAGTTTTTAGTGTCTTTAAAATAAGTGAGTACAGATTTTGCATCTACTACAAAATCATCAAACATCATGTCTTTATCTACATTTCCTTTTCTTATTTGTTTTACTATGCGCTTATCGTAACGAAAGGTTGCAATGTTTTTTGCTGAAAGACCTTGTGCTAATTTTTTAAGTGAGTTACCTTTTAGAAAGTTCTGATTTCCATCGCGATCTGTAGGTCCAGAACCAGCAATAATAATTACCAAATTTGGTTTTTCAATACCATTAGGAAGTAGGAGCGTGCCATCAATTAGTTTGTTTATGGCAATTTCTTGAGCTGTATAGTTTTTTTCTTGAGCACTACTTAAACTCCCAACAAACAATAAAACAATTAGAAACTTTATTTTCATGATATATAGATTTAGACTTATTGTATTACAAAATGAATGCCATTTGTAATTTCTATAAAGCAAATTTACTGTTTAATATTTAACGAAAATAGTTTTTCACTCTTTATAGAGGTGTGTATTTCGTCGATTTTATGACTTATTTCGTCGTTAAATGTTAAAATTTAACGTATTTCATCGAAAAATGACGCTTTTAAACGTCCGTAAAGCAAAAACTATCCTACATTTGAAATGTACTAAGGGATATACTTTTTAGTCAATGGATTAATTAATTAATATTTGCACATCGCTTTAAATTGATATAGAAACCCTAAATCTAACCAAAGAATAAAACGCAAATACAGAAAACCAAAGTTGAGGGACTTTGGTTTTTTTTGTGCGTTATATTTAACGAATAACTCTAAAGGTTAGGTTAATTCTAGGTTTTACCTCTTTTTTAGTCTTTGCTATTTGGTGTAACCAATGGTGTTGTGTTTCGCCTTGCATTAATAATAGACTACCATTTTCTAATAATAATTTTTGATTTAAGCTCTTAACGTTTTTATGTTTTAAATTAAAGTAACGTGCTGCACCTAATGTTACAGAAGCTATAATAGGATTTTTACCTAACTCTTTTTCGTTATCTGCGTGCCAACTATTACTATCGTTACCATCTCGATACAAATTTGCCAAACAAGTTGTAAATTTTGCATCTGTTTTTGTTTCAATTTTAGACTTTATTTTTAATAAAAGACCAGTAAATGCTTCAGGACGCATTGTAATATTGGAATAACTGTATGGTTTGTTATTATTCCCAAAAAGTGCTGTTAACCTTGGTTGTTCATACGTTTTTCCATAGACAGTAATATTATCTTGTTTCCAATTGGTTTCATTTAGAATTGAACTGTAAAACGCATGTGCTTCAGTTTTAGAAAAGAAATTTGGAAAATAACTAATGTCTGAGTCTGGTAGATTGAGTGGTGTTTCTTCCGAATAAAACATAATTTTAATTAATTTGAAGGTACCAATATGCCCAATATATTAATGCTAATTGCAACGGAATTCGTAACAATAAAATCCATTTAGGTATTCCTGCCGATGCTTTTTTGCTGCTTAACATATAAAAGTGAACTAATAGAAATATGGTTAACATTACTATAATACCATAAATTGAAGCGTTTTTAAGTATTGGAATACATAAACCAATACCTAATGTAATTTCTGCAATTCCGCTAAGCAAAACCAATAGTTTATGGTTAGGTAAGTAGCGAGGCATAATACGTAAATATGCTTTGGGTT includes these proteins:
- a CDS encoding alpha/beta hydrolase, translated to MKIKFLIVLLFVGSLSSAQEKNYTAQEIAINKLIDGTLLLPNGIEKPNLVIIIAGSGPTDRDGNQNFLKGNSLKKLAQGLSAKNIATFRYDKRIVKQIRKGNVDKDMMFDDFVVDAKSVLTYFKDTKNYNKIYIAGHSQGSMVGMLAAKGNADGFISLAGAGQSIDKVIIEQVEKTAPMFLEDTKRVFKVLQGGKTTSDFPPALASIFNIDVQPFIANWMSYNPQVEIKKLNMPILIINGTKDLQVSEAEAKLLKEAAPKAEIIIIAKMNHILVPIEGDNLENSKSYNETARKLAPELLEAIVEFVK
- a CDS encoding alpha-ketoglutarate-dependent dioxygenase AlkB is translated as MFYSEETPLNLPDSDISYFPNFFSKTEAHAFYSSILNETNWKQDNITVYGKTYEQPRLTALFGNNNKPYSYSNITMRPEAFTGLLLKIKSKIETKTDAKFTTCLANLYRDGNDSNSWHADNEKELGKNPIIASVTLGAARYFNLKHKNVKSLNQKLLLENGSLLLMQGETQHHWLHQIAKTKKEVKPRINLTFRVIR
- a CDS encoding DoxX family protein, translating into MVFPWHLYAMAFMYIFAGIMHFIKPKAYLRIMPRYLPNHKLLVLLSGIAEITLGIGLCIPILKNASIYGIIVMLTIFLLVHFYMLSSKKASAGIPKWILLLRIPLQLALIYWAYWYLQIN